A single genomic interval of Antarcticibacterium arcticum harbors:
- a CDS encoding SusC/RagA family TonB-linked outer membrane protein yields MKKLYGRFMVIALISVMLFFYMLSLEARAANNSYYNFPMLPQQEVRGVVSDQNGIPLPGVTVLVKGKNRGTTTNIDGEYSLTIEPGDILIFSFLGYKTLEEHVNGRREIVIQLEEDISTLGEVQINAGYYNTTRQESTGNISRVTAEEIELQPVVSPLQALQGRVAGLEVIDQSGVPGAAPTIRIRGQNSLRNSPNNNGNLPLYIIDGVPMNSNPVISINQSIASTGTDPLIGINISNIESIEILKDADATAIYGSRGANGVILITTKGGGFKNREDNFEARVYSGISRVAHFVDLLETPKYLALRKQAFENDGVMPTANNARDLLLWDQERNTNWQEVFFGKSAPTLNANLNYSGGGENTSYSVGASYFKQGSVFPGDYSFEKKTVNLNLNHQSVNQKFLINLSLNYGINNNDLFSSNNFVSLALRLSPNAPEIYNNEGTLNWENSTWNNPFAVLESNGKLNSNNLVTNVGLQYRLTKDLSLKANLGYTHLDSEENILLPIQLYNPAIWNFVVNRSQHSLVHRKSWIAEPQLNYTTSINENNIDALVGATFQQDDNSQLRLVGTGYSDRHLIGNLGAANAVSVSEDRGILYKYNAIFARLGYNWNRTYFFNLTGRRDGSSRFGPNNRYANFGAVGTAWIFSNNQFISKNISFLSFGKLRGSYGITGNDQIGDYRYLDVYEATPGPGGLYPTQLTNPSFSWENNKKLEAAIELGFLQDRINLNLSWYRNRSSNQLVGYSLPAITGFNTVEANLPATVQNTGLEIEFSSLNIKNNNFQWRSSLNLSIPSNKLIEFENIERSSYANRYKIGEPLNMVFLYEFAGINPETGLFSVRDVNLDGSIDFNDQIISQNLGRQYFGGLNNQINYQNFSLGFLFEFVKQQGPKVYNNVPGFLGNIFEKDSDVWNPSNTQAQVQRPSQSINSLISFLNANASTYGITDASYVRLKTLSLGYNLPGETLRNLGLNQIQLFLHAQNLLTFTNYQGLDPQNPGENSLPVLQSITGGLQINF; encoded by the coding sequence ATGAAAAAATTATACGGCCGGTTCATGGTAATCGCGCTAATTTCAGTCATGCTCTTTTTTTACATGCTTTCTTTAGAAGCAAGAGCAGCAAATAATTCCTATTATAATTTCCCAATGTTACCACAACAGGAAGTGAGAGGAGTTGTAAGCGATCAAAACGGGATTCCCTTGCCCGGAGTAACAGTTCTTGTAAAAGGAAAGAACAGGGGTACAACAACAAACATAGATGGAGAATACTCCCTTACTATTGAGCCCGGAGATATTCTTATTTTCTCATTTTTAGGTTATAAAACCCTGGAGGAACATGTAAACGGCCGCAGGGAAATTGTAATTCAATTGGAGGAAGATATTTCTACCCTGGGCGAAGTACAAATAAACGCGGGTTATTACAACACCACAAGACAGGAAAGCACAGGTAACATCTCCAGAGTCACCGCAGAGGAAATAGAACTGCAGCCGGTTGTGAGCCCCTTGCAGGCTTTGCAGGGTCGTGTCGCAGGGTTAGAGGTGATAGACCAAAGTGGTGTGCCCGGAGCTGCACCTACGATTCGCATACGGGGACAAAATAGCCTACGTAATTCACCAAATAATAATGGGAACCTTCCCTTATATATAATTGATGGGGTACCTATGAATTCCAACCCGGTAATTTCGATTAATCAATCCATTGCATCAACCGGAACTGATCCTTTAATTGGGATAAATATTTCCAATATTGAAAGTATCGAAATTCTAAAAGATGCCGATGCTACTGCGATCTATGGCTCTCGGGGAGCAAACGGTGTTATTTTAATTACTACTAAGGGGGGAGGTTTTAAAAATAGAGAAGATAATTTTGAGGCGAGAGTTTATAGTGGAATTAGCAGGGTCGCACATTTCGTTGATCTTCTGGAAACTCCAAAATACCTCGCTTTAAGAAAGCAGGCCTTCGAGAATGACGGGGTGATGCCTACAGCTAATAATGCCAGAGATTTACTGCTGTGGGACCAGGAGCGTAATACCAACTGGCAGGAGGTTTTTTTCGGTAAATCTGCTCCTACCTTAAATGCAAATCTAAATTATTCGGGTGGTGGAGAGAACACATCTTATAGTGTAGGGGCTTCTTATTTTAAACAAGGCAGTGTATTTCCCGGGGATTATTCTTTCGAGAAAAAAACTGTTAACCTAAATCTCAACCATCAATCTGTTAATCAAAAATTTCTCATAAATCTCTCTTTAAATTACGGAATAAATAATAACGACCTTTTTAGCAGTAACAATTTTGTAAGCTTAGCGCTGAGGCTGTCCCCTAACGCCCCCGAAATCTATAATAATGAGGGTACACTTAATTGGGAAAATTCTACCTGGAACAACCCTTTCGCAGTATTAGAAAGTAACGGGAAATTAAATTCTAATAATCTGGTAACCAATGTTGGTTTGCAATATAGATTAACGAAAGACCTTTCATTAAAAGCAAATTTGGGTTATACCCATTTGGATAGTGAAGAAAATATTTTATTACCAATTCAACTTTACAACCCTGCTATTTGGAATTTCGTGGTTAATCGTTCTCAACATTCCTTGGTGCACAGAAAATCCTGGATCGCTGAACCCCAATTGAATTACACCACAAGTATCAATGAAAATAATATCGATGCATTAGTGGGAGCAACTTTCCAACAGGATGATAACTCTCAATTACGTTTGGTAGGTACCGGATATTCAGACCGCCATCTTATAGGAAACCTTGGGGCTGCTAATGCAGTAAGTGTTAGCGAGGACCGGGGTATCCTGTATAAGTATAATGCTATTTTTGCAAGACTGGGATATAATTGGAATAGGACGTATTTTTTCAATTTAACCGGAAGAAGAGATGGTTCTTCCCGTTTTGGCCCAAATAACAGATATGCCAATTTTGGAGCGGTAGGAACTGCCTGGATATTTTCAAATAACCAATTTATCAGTAAGAATATTTCATTTTTAAGTTTTGGTAAACTTCGCGGTAGTTATGGTATTACCGGAAATGATCAAATTGGAGATTACCGTTATTTGGATGTTTATGAAGCCACACCCGGCCCCGGGGGTCTCTACCCAACCCAACTTACCAATCCTTCCTTTTCCTGGGAAAATAATAAAAAACTTGAAGCTGCAATAGAATTAGGCTTTTTACAGGACCGAATAAATTTAAACCTGAGCTGGTATAGAAACCGGTCTTCCAATCAACTGGTAGGTTATAGCCTGCCGGCGATTACCGGCTTTAATACTGTAGAAGCAAACCTTCCAGCCACCGTTCAAAATACAGGATTAGAAATTGAATTCTCCAGTCTTAATATAAAAAATAATAATTTTCAATGGCGCAGCTCCCTCAACCTTAGCATCCCTTCTAATAAACTAATTGAATTTGAAAATATTGAGCGGAGTTCTTATGCGAACAGGTATAAAATAGGAGAGCCACTGAATATGGTTTTCCTGTATGAGTTTGCAGGGATAAATCCGGAAACCGGTTTGTTTAGTGTAAGAGATGTGAATTTGGATGGCAGCATAGATTTTAATGACCAAATTATTTCTCAAAATCTCGGGAGGCAGTATTTTGGAGGACTCAACAATCAAATTAACTACCAAAATTTTTCATTAGGATTCCTCTTTGAATTTGTGAAGCAGCAGGGACCCAAAGTTTATAATAATGTACCTGGATTTTTGGGGAATATTTTTGAGAAAGATAGTGATGTTTGGAATCCAAGTAACACCCAAGCTCAAGTTCAAAGACCATCCCAATCTATAAATTCGCTTATTTCTTTTCTTAACGCCAATGCAAGCACGTATGGCATTACAGATGCTTCCTATGTGAGATTAAAAACCCTTTCCTTAGGGTATAACTTGCCCGGTGAAACTTTAAGAAACCTTGGACTAAACCAAATCCAACTTTTTTTACACGCCCAAAATCTTTTGACTTTTACAAACTACCAGGGGCTGGATCCTCAAAATCCCGGAGAAAATTCATTACCTGTACTACAAAGTATAACAGGAGGTTTACAAATTAATTTTTAA
- a CDS encoding RagB/SusD family nutrient uptake outer membrane protein, translating into MMTIKIQFLRYFLLGVSLMLLSCEDFVEVETPNYKLDREVVFNNDQTAQSALKGIFNQLFNAAFINGGAQSITFTAGLSGDNFSVTTPTSDILEFQHNQIIPSNNYNLSLWASAYNMIYMVNAMLTGIAGKPSLSQDLKDKMDGSAKFIRGFTYFNLVNLYGEVPLLLGIDYQENSLASRTSTPVIYDQIIEDLESAASLLDDSYSNDRTQPTRYAALALLARVHLFQGNWQAAENYSSQVIAASANYELLNDPNEVFLANSREAIWQISPIGWGNNFSHTREGNLFIKNATANTPVVLAENFLNLFENSQDKRRQEWVNTFTAAGDTLHFPYKYKIQYDASGGTITEYSMVLRLAEQYLIRAEARARLGKLPEAIQDVNLIKSRAGIPLIEDLHTTLSEDELLTIIVLERRKELFAEWGHRWFDLNRLGIAEILAAKENSNWTPTSGLFPIPASERMKNPNLTQNPGY; encoded by the coding sequence ATGATGACAATTAAAATACAATTCTTAAGATATTTTCTATTGGGAGTAAGCCTTATGTTGCTTTCTTGCGAGGACTTTGTGGAGGTTGAAACTCCTAACTATAAATTGGATAGAGAGGTAGTTTTTAATAATGACCAAACTGCTCAAAGTGCCTTAAAAGGTATTTTCAATCAACTCTTTAATGCTGCCTTTATAAATGGAGGTGCCCAGTCAATTACCTTTACAGCAGGACTTTCAGGTGATAATTTTTCAGTTACTACACCAACTTCAGATATTTTGGAATTTCAACATAACCAAATAATTCCTTCAAATAATTATAACCTTAGCCTTTGGGCCAGTGCTTATAATATGATTTATATGGTAAACGCGATGTTGACTGGCATAGCAGGCAAACCTTCACTGTCTCAGGATTTAAAAGACAAAATGGATGGCAGTGCCAAATTTATAAGGGGTTTCACTTATTTTAATTTGGTAAACCTTTATGGTGAAGTTCCCCTATTACTGGGAATTGATTACCAGGAAAACTCTTTAGCCTCAAGGACTTCTACCCCGGTCATTTACGATCAAATCATTGAAGATCTTGAAAGCGCTGCATCTTTGCTGGATGACTCCTACTCCAATGATCGCACACAGCCTACGCGATATGCTGCTCTAGCTCTTCTTGCCAGGGTTCATTTGTTTCAGGGAAACTGGCAGGCAGCTGAGAATTATAGTTCACAGGTCATTGCAGCTTCAGCCAATTATGAATTATTAAATGACCCGAATGAGGTATTTCTGGCTAATAGCCGTGAGGCAATATGGCAAATTTCACCCATAGGATGGGGAAATAATTTTTCCCACACCCGCGAGGGAAATTTATTTATTAAAAATGCCACTGCAAATACACCGGTAGTACTGGCCGAAAATTTTTTAAACCTATTTGAAAATTCTCAGGATAAACGCAGGCAGGAATGGGTAAATACTTTTACGGCGGCAGGGGATACCCTTCATTTTCCCTATAAATATAAAATACAATATGATGCATCTGGTGGAACAATTACCGAATACTCTATGGTATTGAGACTTGCCGAACAATATCTTATTCGGGCTGAAGCGAGAGCCCGATTAGGGAAGTTACCGGAAGCTATTCAGGATGTAAATTTAATAAAATCCAGGGCCGGAATTCCTCTTATTGAAGATTTACATACTACACTTTCAGAAGATGAATTACTAACTATAATAGTTCTTGAACGGCGCAAGGAACTTTTTGCAGAATGGGGTCATCGTTGGTTTGATTTAAACCGATTGGGAATAGCTGAAATCTTAGCTGCCAAGGAGAATTCAAATTGGACTCCCACTTCCGGTTTATTCCCAATCCCCGCCAGTGAAAGAATGAAAAATCCTAATCTCACTCAAAATCCCGGATACTAA
- a CDS encoding M16 family metallopeptidase yields the protein MKIIIYLYLLLGVSNGILAQNNDKAPDTGNSNFSILTGKLDNGLSYIIKPLEGDTGKIEANLVVHAGANQEDTDQYYFAHLLEHLAAGYTENFPSLRSNVELFSQFKISPQDYTASVGEVLTGYKIQYHQEFPQTLDTIFSMFYDIVSGKVLFDENIVHTEKKALYQEYLYSETGKSYPEYKGQNLLSGCRDFIPSPGNFESVLMKSSLESLKQFYLDWYRPDLMTIYVVGNIKDVALIQNKIKEKFGDIKNSTMVREKKNCGQTYLNRPKQFIVQEKSIELPENLPAHTTFQFYYRNKSSAFPQFSQDENKVLWDILTKMISNRLKSQQPDYNQEYTIHFNESIELPARLLNIKTFDNNPLIIAKVFEIIAGISAYGFTQDELNKVVQESSKTIQARDYTSVPYWSKTIYNSLTYNEPVPLSKDSIEIEFLNQLKINHINDLIRKHMDWMPDDIALIFTNDFKKNIFTEKNIKKWIKKGLSQPAKYQSKVIPEQFLSSNEISELRLVPIIKHKSGIINQDIIELENGVKIILKENNPSTDRITGKLMVHGFSPIGASCFGEMNFNALFAPAIIQNSGVGKYDKFTIDKILANTSLPFGMNNYIEQWETGVKAEILPQDLEILMQLIYLSFSTPRFDLNAFEDWKIQEQKKSIRNSSPNNDFVDFINKKAGFVKLPQGVERLKEIRNVDYKKAFKKYKLLHANAANFTFIITGNFNKNEILPILQRYLGNLPKDENNICIDQRKDEAFPLTDAHFILPKSVDNNFLSIQFVSPLPINSNYKDEIEIEFLKQALVLKLRDLRNTKNLGVYFASAFGFIDYHKRTKTIQIYLQSDREDFNQVLEACNILFEELKTSKVSPNSFSTIKESGYFPKWQNESSSTHRSISHTLYDFYRFEVPIIESNQAKEFINSFTAEDLLKVANNYFNEEFRVTYIGSPEFN from the coding sequence ATGAAAATAATTATTTATTTATACTTATTACTAGGGGTGTCAAATGGCATCTTGGCACAGAATAATGATAAGGCTCCAGACACTGGTAATTCCAATTTTTCTATTTTAACTGGTAAGCTGGATAACGGGTTAAGTTATATCATAAAACCTCTAGAGGGAGATACCGGGAAAATAGAAGCGAACCTGGTAGTGCATGCAGGGGCCAACCAGGAGGATACGGACCAGTATTATTTCGCTCATCTTTTGGAGCATTTAGCAGCGGGTTACACAGAAAATTTTCCTTCATTGAGATCTAATGTAGAATTATTCTCACAGTTTAAAATTTCTCCTCAAGATTATACTGCTTCCGTAGGAGAAGTTTTGACAGGATATAAAATACAATACCATCAGGAATTTCCCCAAACCCTGGATACAATATTTTCCATGTTTTATGATATAGTTTCAGGGAAAGTGCTGTTTGATGAAAATATTGTTCACACCGAAAAAAAAGCACTTTACCAGGAATATCTTTATTCGGAAACCGGTAAATCTTATCCTGAATATAAAGGTCAAAACCTACTATCCGGCTGTAGGGATTTTATTCCCTCACCAGGTAATTTTGAGTCTGTTCTTATGAAATCATCATTGGAATCTTTAAAACAATTTTACCTGGACTGGTATCGACCAGACCTAATGACGATATATGTAGTTGGAAATATTAAAGATGTAGCGCTTATTCAAAATAAAATTAAAGAGAAGTTTGGCGATATCAAGAATTCTACAATGGTTAGGGAGAAAAAAAATTGTGGGCAGACTTACTTAAACAGGCCAAAACAATTTATTGTTCAGGAAAAAAGCATTGAACTTCCTGAAAATTTGCCTGCCCATACAACATTTCAATTTTATTATCGAAATAAGTCAAGTGCATTTCCCCAATTTTCTCAAGATGAAAATAAAGTACTTTGGGATATCCTTACCAAAATGATCTCCAATAGGTTAAAAAGTCAACAGCCAGATTACAACCAAGAATATACTATCCATTTTAATGAAAGTATTGAGTTGCCGGCTCGTTTACTTAATATCAAAACCTTTGATAACAATCCATTAATTATTGCAAAGGTTTTTGAAATAATTGCCGGTATTTCAGCATATGGTTTTACTCAAGATGAATTAAATAAAGTGGTGCAGGAAAGCTCAAAAACCATACAGGCCCGGGATTATACGTCAGTTCCATATTGGTCCAAAACTATATACAATTCCCTAACCTATAATGAGCCCGTACCACTTTCAAAAGACTCTATTGAAATCGAGTTTTTAAATCAACTTAAAATTAATCATATTAATGACTTGATAAGAAAACATATGGATTGGATGCCAGATGATATCGCTTTGATTTTTACAAATGATTTTAAGAAAAACATATTCACTGAAAAAAATATAAAAAAGTGGATTAAAAAAGGTTTATCTCAACCTGCAAAATATCAATCAAAAGTTATCCCTGAACAATTTCTTTCTTCCAACGAAATTTCAGAACTCCGATTGGTTCCAATAATCAAACATAAATCAGGAATTATAAATCAAGATATAATTGAACTTGAAAATGGGGTAAAAATAATATTAAAGGAGAATAACCCTTCAACAGATAGAATTACAGGTAAATTAATGGTACATGGGTTTAGCCCAATAGGAGCTTCATGTTTTGGAGAAATGAATTTCAATGCTCTTTTTGCCCCAGCTATTATTCAAAATTCAGGAGTTGGAAAATATGACAAATTTACTATTGATAAGATTTTAGCAAATACAAGTTTGCCCTTTGGGATGAATAATTATATTGAGCAATGGGAAACTGGCGTAAAGGCAGAAATATTACCTCAAGATCTGGAAATTTTAATGCAACTAATTTATTTGTCATTTTCTACTCCCAGGTTTGACTTAAATGCTTTTGAAGACTGGAAAATACAGGAACAAAAAAAATCAATTAGGAACAGCAGCCCGAATAACGATTTTGTGGATTTCATTAATAAAAAGGCAGGATTTGTAAAACTTCCCCAGGGAGTTGAAAGACTTAAGGAAATCCGGAATGTAGATTATAAAAAAGCCTTTAAAAAATATAAACTTCTACATGCAAATGCAGCGAACTTTACTTTTATAATTACAGGAAATTTTAATAAAAATGAAATCCTCCCTATTCTCCAAAGGTACCTTGGGAACTTACCTAAGGATGAAAATAATATTTGTATTGACCAAAGAAAAGATGAAGCCTTCCCCTTAACAGATGCCCACTTTATTCTTCCAAAGAGCGTGGATAATAATTTCCTGTCAATACAATTTGTGAGCCCTTTACCTATTAATTCAAATTATAAAGATGAGATAGAAATAGAGTTTCTTAAACAGGCTCTTGTATTAAAACTTCGTGATTTACGGAATACGAAGAATTTAGGAGTCTACTTTGCGTCTGCATTCGGTTTTATTGATTATCATAAAAGAACAAAGACTATTCAAATTTACCTGCAAAGCGATAGAGAAGATTTCAACCAAGTTCTTGAAGCTTGTAATATTCTGTTTGAAGAACTGAAAACCAGTAAAGTATCTCCTAATAGCTTTAGCACAATTAAAGAATCAGGTTATTTTCCTAAATGGCAGAATGAAAGCAGCAGTACTCATAGAAGTATCTCACATACCTTGTATGATTTTTATAGATTTGAGGTGCCAATAATTGAAAGTAACCAGGCAAAAGAATTTATAAATAGTTTTACAGCCGAAGATTTGCTAAAAGTTGCAAATAATTATTTCAACGAGGAATTTCGGGTCACATATATTGGTAGTCCCGAATTTAATTAA
- a CDS encoding DUF6520 family protein, which produces MKNFKILMPVIAFVMAIGMAFTTKADVQSNGWVERNGMPYQLQNDPCVIPSQFNCKVIFSDDPNTIHQVYISSDLQVLKKNGSTTPYILNE; this is translated from the coding sequence ATGAAAAATTTCAAAATTTTAATGCCCGTGATAGCATTTGTAATGGCTATTGGAATGGCTTTTACCACAAAAGCTGATGTGCAGTCTAATGGATGGGTTGAAAGGAATGGAATGCCTTATCAACTGCAGAATGATCCTTGTGTTATACCATCGCAATTTAATTGTAAGGTTATCTTTAGTGATGATCCAAATACAATTCATCAGGTATATATAAGTTCCGATTTACAGGTGCTTAAAAAGAACGGTTCGACCACTCCCTATATTCTAAATGAATAA
- a CDS encoding MauE/DoxX family redox-associated membrane protein, giving the protein MRWRGYITEIIRYAFIILFLYAAFSQIINSPKFYNDLLNSPVFNNTTAVLVSWIIPIIELIIAGLLLSKDFRLAGIYLALGLLFLFSVYISGILFFSDNIPCSCGGIINDITWQQHLIFNCCFILLGSIGVYLNSKKVFIK; this is encoded by the coding sequence ATGAGGTGGAGAGGCTACATAACAGAAATTATTCGATATGCATTTATCATTTTGTTTCTATATGCTGCCTTTAGTCAAATAATAAATTCTCCAAAATTTTATAATGACCTGCTTAATAGTCCGGTTTTTAATAATACTACAGCGGTCTTGGTATCCTGGATCATCCCAATTATTGAATTGATAATAGCGGGGCTTTTGTTAAGTAAAGATTTTAGATTGGCCGGTATTTATTTAGCTCTTGGTTTACTCTTTTTGTTCTCTGTTTATATATCCGGGATATTGTTCTTTAGTGATAACATACCATGTTCCTGTGGCGGAATAATAAATGATATTACATGGCAGCAGCATTTAATATTCAATTGTTGTTTTATCCTTTTAGGAAGCATTGGAGTATATCTTAATTCTAAAAAAGTTTTTATAAAATAG
- a CDS encoding AraC family transcriptional regulator produces the protein MKTAFSKRRLQEILEFISEITFGNYTYTLPLRNQKDELEQIVIRLNTMVEEVDTAVHKIDHSKSKEVIENLTFNLDRNMHICSYSDNVGVVLKYTKKELLYKHVKLFVGEDTRLPEDLDRLLQRAINGDYSFNVEFRHNNGYYWTGKGYLHHLVSADKNCYTLSVFKAVHYNEKLKSDLKDPKKRGDYPSENRSLLLRDQRKLVNELDKYVMTRLDRRLKNISVIAKAVGGSETKIKAIFKKNYGDTIYNYHKRKRLEKAYMLLRDTGLPINEIAEECGFIEFSHFSRSFKKEYGVTPTRVRES, from the coding sequence ATGAAAACCGCTTTTTCAAAACGACGCCTGCAGGAAATCCTGGAATTCATTAGTGAAATTACTTTTGGGAACTACACCTATACCTTGCCCTTAAGGAACCAGAAGGATGAACTGGAACAAATAGTTATAAGGTTGAATACGATGGTAGAAGAAGTTGATACTGCCGTTCACAAGATCGATCATTCAAAAAGCAAGGAGGTTATTGAGAATCTAACCTTCAACCTTGACCGTAACATGCATATATGTTCGTATTCAGATAATGTGGGGGTAGTGCTTAAGTACACCAAAAAGGAACTGTTATATAAGCATGTGAAGTTGTTTGTAGGTGAAGACACCCGGTTGCCCGAGGATCTTGACCGGCTCTTACAACGGGCCATTAATGGAGACTATTCTTTCAATGTAGAATTCAGGCACAACAATGGATATTACTGGACTGGGAAGGGATATTTACATCACCTGGTATCTGCTGATAAAAATTGCTATACACTCTCTGTTTTTAAGGCTGTACATTACAATGAAAAACTAAAAAGTGATCTTAAGGATCCTAAAAAGAGAGGAGATTATCCCAGTGAAAATCGCAGCCTGCTTCTTAGGGACCAGCGCAAGCTGGTAAATGAATTGGATAAATATGTGATGACCCGGCTGGACAGGAGATTAAAAAACATCTCAGTAATTGCCAAAGCTGTAGGTGGCAGTGAAACCAAGATCAAAGCCATCTTCAAGAAGAACTATGGCGACACTATTTATAACTATCACAAGCGCAAGCGCCTGGAAAAGGCCTATATGTTGTTAAGGGACACGGGTTTGCCAATTAATGAAATAGCAGAGGAATGTGGCTTTATAGAATTCTCCCATTTCTCAAGATCCTTTAAAAAGGAATATGGGGTAACTCCTACCCGTGTAAGAGAATCCTGA
- a CDS encoding DUF7793 family protein, translating into MIRGEDYAHFWVEEGILHFVYKPNSLIDVEAARAVVRDRLRFQNGVSYPILCDIRLLKTANKAAREYLAEQGCINALAVALLIEKEYSGTLSQAFIKISNPTVPTREFTTETDALDFLHNFR; encoded by the coding sequence ATGATTAGAGGGGAGGATTATGCTCATTTTTGGGTAGAGGAAGGTATTTTACATTTTGTATATAAACCAAATTCGCTCATTGATGTAGAAGCTGCAAGGGCAGTAGTTAGAGACAGGCTTCGTTTCCAGAACGGGGTGTCCTATCCAATTTTATGTGATATAAGGCTATTAAAGACAGCCAATAAAGCGGCACGGGAATACCTTGCAGAACAGGGATGTATTAATGCCCTCGCAGTAGCACTTCTTATTGAGAAGGAATATTCCGGCACCTTAAGTCAGGCTTTTATAAAAATAAGTAATCCCACAGTCCCAACCAGGGAGTTTACTACTGAAACAGATGCCCTGGACTTTCTTCACAACTTCCGGTAA